In Gossypium raimondii isolate GPD5lz chromosome 12, ASM2569854v1, whole genome shotgun sequence, a single window of DNA contains:
- the LOC105762018 gene encoding putative EG45-like domain containing protein 1, giving the protein MENYILIFVGMVACLVSFASAKPGIATFYTKYIPFACFKNQDHGKMIVVASDALWKNGAVCGKKFTVKCTEHRNGVPHPCTGKSVTVKVIDQCPGCPSTMDLSREAFEIIAKPVAGIINIDYKKYA; this is encoded by the exons ATggagaattatattttgatttttgttggtATGGTCGCCTGCCTTGTCTCCTTTGCTTCAGCAAAACCAGGGATTGCCAccttttatacaaaatatattc CTTTTGCATGCTTCAAAAACCAGGATCACGGAAAAATGATTGTTGTAGCTAGTGATGCACTGTGGAAAAATGGGGCAGTGTGTGGGAAAAAGTTCACCGTGAAATGCACCGAACACCGAAATGGCGTACCACATCCATGCACAGGCAAGAGCGTTACTGTGAAGGTCATTGATCAGTGTCCGGGATGCCCATCGACAATGGATCTCTCAAGAGAGGCCTTCGAAATTATCGCCAAGCCAGTTGCGGGTATCATTAACATCGACTACAAGAAGTATGCGTAA